One part of the Mycosarcoma maydis chromosome 18, whole genome shotgun sequence genome encodes these proteins:
- a CDS encoding uncharacterized protein (related to nascent polypeptide-associated complex alpha chain) — protein MSATVEEIADDVQDLNVQEFDSDDAGADVHASDKVASRAERKSRKALQGIGLKKVGGITRVTMRRPRGHLYVIAQPEVYKSSHSDVYIVFGEAKAEDMSQLAQAQAAQQMAQAEAQERLLAESLQNSSASGAEKKVEEEEEDDDSPIDEEGVDAKDIDLVMQQVSCSRRKAVKALKESNGDLINAIMNAS, from the exons ATGTCTGCTACCGTTGAAGAAATCGCCGACGACGTTCAGGAC CTTAATGTCCAGGAGTTTGACTCCGATGACGCTGGTGCCGATGTGCACGCTTCCGACAAGGTGGCTTCGCGTGCCGAGCGCAAGTCCCGTAAGGCCCTGCAGGGTATCGGCCTGAAGAAGGTTGGCGGCATCACGCGTGTTACCATGCGCCGTCCTCGTGGT CACCTTTACGTGATCGCGCAGCCCGAGGTGTACAAGTCGTCGCACTCGGACGTCTACATTGTTTTTGGCGAGGCCAAGGCTGAGGACATGTCGCAGCTCGCCCAGGCGCAggctgctcagcagatGGCACAGGCCGAGGCTCAGGAGCGTCTGCTTGCCGAATCGCTCCAGAACTCGAGCGCCAGCGGTGCCGAGAAGAaggtcgaggaagaggaggaggacgacgactcgCCCATCGATGAGGAGGGTGTCGACGCAAAGGACATTGATCTCGTCATGCAGCAGGTGAGCTGCTCGCGAAGGAAGGCTgtcaaggcgctcaaggagTCCAACGGTGACCTcatcaacgccatcatGAACGCCAGCTAG